One Brassica napus cultivar Da-Ae chromosome C2, Da-Ae, whole genome shotgun sequence DNA window includes the following coding sequences:
- the LOC106411442 gene encoding NAC domain-containing protein 83-like: MDNVKLVKNGVMRLPPGFRFHPTDEELVVQYLRRKVLSSPLPASIIPDFDVCRADPWDLPGNLEKERYFFSTREAKYPNGNRSNRATGSGYWKATGIDKRVVTSRGNQIVGLKKTLVFYKGKPPHGSRTDWIMHEYRLSSSPPSSMGPTQNWVLCRIFLKKRAGNSDEGDNRNLGYDNEHIEITTTNKTEDKTKPIFFDFMRKERTTDLNLLPGSPTSDNASSGLTTEIFSSDEETSSSCNSFRINL, from the exons ATGGATAATGTTAAGCTCGTGAAGAATGGTGTTATGAGATTACCACCTGGATTCAGGTTTCATCCCACTGATGAGGAGCTTGTAGTTCAGTATCTCAGGAGAAAAGTCCTTTCTTCTCCACTACCAGCTTCCATCATTCCTGACTTTGATGTTTGCAGAGCTGATCCTTGGGACTTACCTG GCAATTTGGAGAAAGAGAGGTACTTCTTCAGCACAAGGGAAGCCAAGTACCCAAATGGAAACCGGTCTAATAGAGCAACCGGTTCCGGTTATTGGAAAGCTACCGGTATTGATAAACGGGTTGTGACCTCTAGAGGAAATCAAATCGTTGGTTTGAAGAAAACACTTGTGTTCTACAAAGGCAAACCACCTCATGGCTCAAGAACCGATTGGATCATGCATGAATAtcgtctctcttcttctcctccg AGTTCTATGGGTCCTACTCAGAACTGGGTTCTTTGTCGTATCTTCCTGAAGAAGAGAGCCGGTAACAGCGATGAGGGAGATAACCGGAATCTTGGATATGATAATGAACATATTGAAATTACTACAACAAACAAAACCGAAGATAAAACCAAACCAATCTTCTTTGATTTCATGAGAAAAGAAAGGACTACGGACTTGAACCTTTTGCCGGGCTCTCCTACTTCCGACAACGCTTCAAGTGGACTCACGACGGAGATTTTCTCTTCTGATGAAGAGACCAGTAGTAGTTGCAATAGTTTTAGAATAAATCTTTAA